The DNA window GAGCAAAACAACATTAGAAATAAATTATGAACCATTTGACAGTTAGTATCATTAAGCCAGAATGATATTCATAGTAAAAAACCAGAATTGTATAAGTTCTCATCTTGAAGACGTTTCTTTTAGATTACAGAGACCGAGAAATGGGGAAAAGAGAGAGCATTTTTTTTCTCCTCTTGAAGATAACTTGAACTCAAGCATTCCAAAGATATCATTgtcacaaaacaaaaaaaaatgatcaaatgttatattttatatacaccaTGGATTGATACTTGTAATAACTATGACTGATGAATAAGTTCACAAAGCATATTGTAAATTGGTAAAGTGCAAAGATATATTTCACGATTCTTAGAAAGATGGATATACAGAAACTACAAAAGTTTTGGCCCCAGATTAGGAAAGCAACTAAACAGTAAGTCATATTTGAACACGAACAGACATCAGGATCATCTTTTTATTATAATGATTGATTGAacaatatatgtacatatataatgTACATAATAGTTCATCAGTAACAATTGATTGTATCACTATAAACATAGTTGATGTTCATCATATAGTAATAGTGAGAAAAGAATTGTCATACCATATCACCAAGACCCAGCATCATGAAGTCTGTGGCATTTCCTCCAGGAATTACTCCACCCAACAAGTTTCTTGGAAAGACAATCTTCACAGGCAGCTCCAGCTTCTTGGTAATCATTTGTAGCCCAGGGAGACTTAGGCTATTAGCAACAGTGTGCACAGGATTTGATGCTTGTTGTGTTGCAACCGATACCATAACATTCGCTCCGAAAAATCTCTCAGAGAAGAATACCCAGAATATGTCGtatacaaacaaacaaacaaggaGCATAGCACAAATTTTGATGTTTGGGAGACGAACGTGGCTCACAAAGGCAATGCATATAGATATGCCCAACAAATTGTTTAGTATCCAATATCCGGAGACAAGCCAAGATGCAACTGTACCACAACACAGCAACAATAGCAGCCCTTGGGTCCTTGTAAATGACTTCGAGCAGCACCGTGACACATAAGGGTCGGCCAAACCAAACTTTGACTTTAAAAAGGCTACATAAGGAGAGAACCAGAAAAACAGGGATGAAATAGAGGCAATGGCTGTGAATGCAGTGAGGATTTGTGAGACTGAAGAGAACAGGTAAAACATCAATAACAAACTAATAGAGCTCATTACTGGGATCATGAGTGCTTGAGACCGATCTAATGTAATTGATGCTTCTGAAAAATCACGATTACGCTCCATTTCTTTTCCATAGTTAAGAGCGCGAAATGCAGCTCCGAAAGTCACAGCTACTGCAGTCACAATTAGTGTGATTGGAGCGGGCTCCAGCAAATACAAAAGCTTCCATAAAGACTCcatgatcaaatgaaaagataaaaaataatccCTACAGAACCTTCTTTTTTATATCCCTTCTATCTAAAAGTCGTCTTCATATGTTTAATTTAGCAAGGCATGATCAACTACCACAAAGTTTGCACCAAAGTTGCACTGTTTCTTCAACGAGCAGTTGACTAGAGAAACTGCAACCTACAAAAGCCACAGGAACTTGTGAGAGTTAATTAGAATTGTATAGGAACGTATTAGCGCCAAGTCAGCTGTAAAGATAAATAAACTACATGGGGTACTAAATGCTACACACACAAACATGCATACATACACATTTCCGTAACTGAAACAGCAATGTAATGTTTTATGTAAGCGTCAATTCCATCAAACAATctaaagaagaaaagccaacACAGTGATTGATTAGAATAAAATGTGCTATATATGGAAAAtacaaaatgaaaaatgaaaccTTTTGAAACTGTAATTAGCTAATTTGAGATTACATTAGATAGGTTCAGAGCAGCGAAAGATTTCGATTTCCATGATACCCTTTAAAGTAAAACACTAAAACTCACTCTTGGATACTTCAAAGAAGAAATGTTTATTCCACAATTCAAAGAAACCTATTGAATGAAGCAATCTTCCAAAAGCAGAAAAAGTTATACCTCAATAATAaaaagacataaaaaaaaacttcactTTCTAAAGGAAATAATACATGATATacaatttcgcaacaccaaaatgtgaaatattaattttgttcaTTGAAGAGAAacgtaaaagaaaaatatgccCATTAAATTATGGAAGAGAAAGATATAGGAATACAATTGAATTTCTAGTTTTCTATGCTTCTTTCCTATTTTTCTCTAACAAATTAGAGAATTCAACCGATCTCACCACCGACGCATTACCCAATTGAGTTTGCTAAATTCAatattccaaattaaactagTTAAAAAGTCTCAAACTTTACAATTTTCCTCTACTTTCTCTTAGTTTCCTACTGACGGAACACAAATTAACacctaaaaaaatatcaaattacCATTTCCAACTCAACCTACTccccaaattaaaaaaaaaaaaaaaaaaaaacacaactcAGAATGAAAAATCAATTCAAACAGATAAGTAAATATCTACTCCTACAGATAATCATTGCAGAAACAACTGGCTGAGAACTGAAAATCATAGTAGAAGATCTGGAAGAACAAAGACTCCGAAGAAGAAATTAGGGCTTAAAGAGGTAAAATTGGAAAAGGTAGATGAAGCGTAAGAGAGGACTAACCTTGGACTTGAACGAGTTTGAAAAAGCTTTATTGTAAGTCTCTGATCAGCAATGTAGTCCCTTTATCGGAGCAAGTATTGCACAATTTACAATGGAAGACACTACTTTGGTAATTTACACTTAAGAGTTCacacttttcttatttttaatattcatTGATTTTCTAAAAGAATAAGattttttctcaaaatattttgacaTTTGAACTTTTGaagttattaaaattattaaattaaaccattttttttatttaatttcattcaattttattaatatgacgattgtctatatatatttatagggatatgattttgtcgtattattttactttcatgaattgtaatccgtgatgtacgacagccgtcagatgagggagttatttgatctgacggctgagaaTGATCTAGggataattagggttaaaaagtagaaacgtaccctcacactcatttaatgtaccctgagacccatctaatgtaccacggaatacattcc is part of the Cannabis sativa cultivar Pink pepper isolate KNU-18-1 chromosome 5, ASM2916894v1, whole genome shotgun sequence genome and encodes:
- the LOC115716586 gene encoding signal peptide peptidase-like 1, with the translated sequence MESLWKLLYLLEPAPITLIVTAVAVTFGAAFRALNYGKEMERNRDFSEASITLDRSQALMIPVMSSISLLLMFYLFSSVSQILTAFTAIASISSLFFWFSPYVAFLKSKFGLADPYVSRCCSKSFTRTQGLLLLLCCGTVASWLVSGYWILNNLLGISICIAFVSHVRLPNIKICAMLLVCLFVYDIFWVFFSERFFGANVMVSVATQQASNPVHTVANSLSLPGLQMITKKLELPVKIVFPRNLLGGVIPGGNATDFMMLGLGDMAIPAMLLALVLWFDHRRSRDTVTLLDLHSSKGHKYIWYALPGYAIGLISALAAGVLTHSPQPALLYLVPSTLGPVVVISWIRKELVELWDGPMSNLTDKVHQVDV